DNA sequence from the Gammaproteobacteria bacterium genome:
ACAACTGCTCACCACAGTTGCCCAGCATATTAATTGACATTGAGGACGCTTACACTCCCTTGTGCCAAGTGCTTGATCTAATAAATCCATTGGCTCTAATGCTGAATTATCATTCAATAATTATTCCGATCATAACCGACTCGATCGAGAATTAAAAGTATTTGGTTATTGTTTTCTCTATTCGTTATTACTAAAAACCTGTATTTGTCCGGTCGCTGGATTATAAGTGAATAAATTACCATCATTCAAGCTGTTACCGGCAGGAATACCGTTAGTTTTTTTAATACTTAAGGTCGCTACCAAATGATATAGACACAGATCGTAAGCGTTATCGTTGTCGGTGGTGCCGCTGTTACTTTGCACGCTAATATAATAGCGAACATTGCTGGCGTCTTGCCCAGCAATAACACTGCGCACGGGGCTTTGCATTACTTTGTCAAACACGGTTTTACAGGCACTGGCGGTCATTTGATCCGGCGCTAAATTGGCACCACTGCCACCTGCGCCTGCGGTTGGGAAACCAAATTGATTGACCCGAACCTTGGTTGAGCTCATCGTTATATAAGCGTCGCTATCACTGGGTCGCCCTTCTATTTCCCATTCGGCACGCACCAAGCCAACTGCAGCCGAAAAGCCACCTGCAACGCCTTCCACTGCTGCATCTTCCGCTTGCTCAGTAATGTTAAGAAAGCGCGGTAAGGCGGTTACCGCCAATAAACTCAATATCACGACCACAATAATTAATTCTATTAATGAAAAGCCTTGCTGCTTTGTCATAGTTACTCCATTTACCTATATGCCAATGTATCTGTGGTTAATTTTATTGCTGCCATTATGGCACTCTTACTGCGGCGACTCACTCAGCACTGGAAATTCCTGTTTTTGTTGAATACGTTAAACATACATCTTGTTGGTTACCATCACAAATTTGACAGTAGATGTCATCTTGTTTGTGATAATTTATCCGAGTTAATATTTTTTTCTCGGCCTCAGCCGGGTCAACATTAATAACCACCGACCATAAGTCCAAACAATAGCTAGCCTTATTCGCCGCTAGCAACGAGGGCCAGCCAAACTTCGACATGGCAAATTCACGTAGGATTCCGGCTTTATTGCCTTGGTCATAAAAAGAAAAAGTCACTGTACTCGGTCGCCCTTCGAGCAGCCATTGGGCATTAATTAGTGCCACCGTTTTAATAAAATTTTGCTGCTCTAATTCAAAGTTGACACTTTCGATGGTTTCTCTGTTTTTAAGGTATGATTTATTGATAAAAAAAACCAACCACAACATCATTAAAACAACAATCACCAAGCGAAATAGACCGGTATCTAACTGGCTAATTTTCATTGGCTACTTCTTCATCGCCGACATCATGTCCCACATCGGTGTAAAAATACCCAAGGCCAAAATGAGCACCATGCCCGCAACGATCATGATTAAGATCGGTTCAATTTTAGCGGTCAGACTTTTGAGATCAAAATCGACTTCACGCTCGTAATATTCAGCCATGTTGGTCATCATCTCCTCGAGCTGGCCTGTCTCTTCACCCACCGCAATCATTTGCAATACCAACGGATTAAACAGCTCAGAACTCGCACCAGCACGTAACAAGCTTTCACCAGCACGAATGCCGCTGCCCATCTGCTCGATCCGAGATTTCATGTATTTATTGTCCACCGCGTCGCCAACCAAGCTTAACCCCTGCAATAAAGGCACACCGGCCGCCAGCATCATCGAAAAACTTCGACCAAAACGCGCCAATAATGCCCGACTAATTATGCTGCCTACTATCGGAATTTTAAGCTTTTTTTGATCCCATACTATTCTGCCCCTGTCTGAGGCCATCCAGCGTTTAACCCAAAAGGTCAATGCGATGGCAACTCCCAATATAACGGGCCAGTAATTAACAAAAAATGTCGAGGTTGCTAATAATGTACGGGTCGTCCAGGGTAACTCAACTCCAAATTTACCAAACATGTCAGCAAACACTGGAATAACAAAAATATTCATCACTACCATTGCGCCAACTAGTGCCATTAGCACAAAAGTTGGGTAACGCATCGCCGATTTTATCTGTTTGCGGGTCTCTTGCTCACGTTCTAGGTACTTAGCGAGCTGATCAAAGGCCAAATCAAGTTGACCAGTGTTTTCACCAACGTGAACCAAGCTCACTACTATTTGGTTAAAAACCTTAGGTTGTTTGTCTAAGGCGGTTGATAACGTTCGCCCAGACTCTAAATCGCTCAGCACCGCCACCAGCGCTTTGCTCATTAA
Encoded proteins:
- a CDS encoding type II secretion system protein, whose protein sequence is MTKQQGFSLIELIIVVVILSLLAVTALPRFLNITEQAEDAAVEGVAGGFSAAVGLVRAEWEIEGRPSDSDAYITMSSTKVRVNQFGFPTAGAGGSGANLAPDQMTASACKTVFDKVMQSPVRSVIAGQDASNVRYYISVQSNSGTTDNDNAYDLCLYHLVATLSIKKTNGIPAGNSLNDGNLFTYNPATGQIQVFSNNE
- a CDS encoding type II secretion system F family protein gives rise to the protein MSMFSYTSRDRQGELVKGKMEGNDPEHVAGILLGRGLTPVEVKPAGGSGQSFSVEALFERPVSLDELVIFSRQMYSLMRAGIPVMRAIAGLRDSASNPLMSKALVAVLSDLESGRTLSTALDKQPKVFNQIVVSLVHVGENTGQLDLAFDQLAKYLEREQETRKQIKSAMRYPTFVLMALVGAMVVMNIFVIPVFADMFGKFGVELPWTTRTLLATSTFFVNYWPVILGVAIALTFWVKRWMASDRGRIVWDQKKLKIPIVGSIISRALLARFGRSFSMMLAAGVPLLQGLSLVGDAVDNKYMKSRIEQMGSGIRAGESLLRAGASSELFNPLVLQMIAVGEETGQLEEMMTNMAEYYEREVDFDLKSLTAKIEPILIMIVAGMVLILALGIFTPMWDMMSAMKK